One stretch of Cryptosporidium parvum Iowa II chromosome 3, whole genome shotgun sequence DNA includes these proteins:
- a CDS encoding protein kinase, cAMP-dependent, catalytic chain: protein MDGIWKRLVSGGKNHSSKEGGNSQKNAVAANNRTCENGRSLDFNTNNKSHNNPNNDTRYPATSNMNKHDTDISGNNQKKYSIDDFQLIRTLGTGSFGRVFLSKHKEDNSIYAIKRLKKSVVIRQKQVDHITNEKAILSRIKHPFLVRMFGTFKDDRYLYIMMEFVIGGEFFTYLRRCRHFDNETSRFYAAQVVLMFEYLHGKNIIYRDLKPENILIDKDGYLKLTDFGFAKAIEYRTFTLCGTPEYIAPEVLLNKGHGKPVDWWTLGILIYEMVVGFPPFYDDEPMGIYQKILAGKIFFPKYFDKNCKSLVKRLLTPDLTKRYGNLKGGVSDIKLHKWFYNYDFNSLISRKVDPPYIPKVNSYDDSSNFEEYPDSHEQPTTVTGNADPFVDW from the coding sequence ATGGATGGAATTTGGAAAAGACTTGTTTCTGGAGGGAAGAATCACTCTTCAAAAGAGGGCGGCAATAGTCAGAAAAATGCAGTTGCTGCTAACAATCGGACATGTGAAAATGGCCGAAGTTTAGATTTTAATACCAATAATAAGTCCCACaataatccaaataatGACACCCGTTATCCTGCTACTTCAAACATGAACAAGCATGACACGGATATATCAGGGAATAACCAGAAAAAATATAGCATCGACGATTTTCAGCTTATTAGAACATTAGGAACAGGCTCGTTCGGAAGAGTTTTCTTATCTAAGCACAAGGAAGATAATAGCATTTATGCAATAAAAAGACTTAAAAAGAGTGTGGTTATTCGGCAAAAGCAGGTGGACCATATTACAAATGAAAAAGCGATTCTTTCAAGAATTAAACATCCATTTTTAGTTAGAATGTTTGGAACATTTAAAGATGACCGATATTTATACATTATGATGGAATTTGTTATAGGGGGAGAGTTTTTCACATACCTAAGAAGGTGTAGGCACTTTGACAATGAAACTTCGAGGTTTTATGCTGCGCAAGTCGTGTTAATGTTTGAATATTTGCACGGAAAAAACATTATATATAGAGATCTTAAACCAGAAAATATTCTAATTGACAAAGATGGGTATTTGAAGCTAACTGATTTTGGATTTGCAAAGGCAATCGAATATAGGACGTTTACACTTTGTGGGACGCCTGAATATATCGCTCCAGAAGTTCTTTTAAACAAGGGCCATGGAAAGCCGGTTGATTGGTGGACGCTGGGCATATTGATATATGAAATGGTTGTAGGCTTTCCCCCTTTTTATGATGATGAACCTATGGGTATCTATCAAAAAATTCTAGCGGGTAAGATTTTTTTCCCTAAGTATTTTGACAAAAATTGTAAAAGTTTGGTAAAAAGACTACTTACTCCGGATTTAACAAAAAGATATGGTAACCTCAAAGGTGGTGTTAGTGATATAAAACTACACAAGTGGTTTTATAATTATGACTTTAATTCTTTGATATCAAGGAAAGTTGACCCCCCGTATATTCCTAAGGTCAACTCGTATGATGATTCATCgaattttgaagaatatcCAGATAGCCATGAACAACCTACTACTGTTACAGGTAATGCTGATCCATTCGTTGACTGGTAG